Proteins encoded together in one Corvus hawaiiensis isolate bCorHaw1 chromosome 15, bCorHaw1.pri.cur, whole genome shotgun sequence window:
- the CXCL14 gene encoding C-X-C motif chemokine 14: MKLLTAALLLFFIAMCLASAEGVKCKCSRKGPKIRFSNVRKLEIKPRYPFCVEEMIIVTLWTRVRGEQQHCLNPKRQNTVRLLKWYRVWKEKGRVYEE, translated from the exons ATGAAGCTcctgacagcagctctgcttctgttCTTCATCGCGATGTGCTTAGCCAGCGCGGAAG GCGTGAAGTGCAAATGTTCAAGAAAAGGTCCTAAAATAAGATTCTCTAATGTACGGAAGCTGGAAATAAAACCGAGGTACCCATTTTGCGTGGAAGAGATGATTAT TGTGACGCTGTGGACACGGGTGaggggggagcagcagcactgcctcaACCCCAAGCGCCAGAACACCGTGAGGCTGCTCAAGTGGTACCGAGTATGGAAGGAGAAAGGCAG GGTTTATGAAGAATAA